In one window of Sinorhizobium chiapasense DNA:
- a CDS encoding ABC transporter permease, whose amino-acid sequence MSEVVQTDFGAVSAASGLRNSALWRDGLFAAATWGAAAAITCALPDVISWGATNLFAVVIGLGALLLLILSVTVPYLGRRVSTLVHYGPWLIAIGLWFAVWELVTAKLGWLPKPFFSPPQGLLHVYVTDWERLLLCIAYTARLWGLGFFSGVAIGFVAGVALGWSKRFAYWGMPILKLIGPVPASAWIPCTFFIFPSTFHASIFLVALASGIPVAILTAAGVGQVNRAYYDVARTLGADNRYLVFKVAIPASLPNVFVGLFMGLYYSFAVLVVAEMLGAKFGLGWYLQFNTAYSAYANVYAALVIIALICAGLVRLLFILRERLLGWQKGII is encoded by the coding sequence ATGAGCGAGGTCGTTCAGACGGATTTCGGCGCGGTTTCCGCAGCAAGCGGGCTCCGGAACTCTGCCCTCTGGCGGGATGGCCTGTTCGCCGCCGCCACGTGGGGCGCCGCCGCGGCGATCACCTGTGCCTTGCCGGATGTGATTTCCTGGGGCGCGACCAATCTGTTCGCCGTCGTGATCGGCCTCGGCGCTCTCCTCCTTCTAATTCTCTCCGTCACCGTTCCCTACCTCGGCAGGCGGGTAAGCACTCTGGTGCACTACGGCCCGTGGCTCATTGCCATCGGCCTGTGGTTCGCCGTCTGGGAACTCGTGACCGCCAAACTCGGCTGGCTGCCGAAGCCATTCTTTTCTCCGCCGCAGGGGCTGCTCCACGTCTATGTCACCGATTGGGAACGGCTTCTCCTCTGCATCGCCTATACGGCACGTCTGTGGGGGCTCGGCTTCTTTTCCGGCGTCGCCATCGGTTTCGTTGCTGGCGTTGCTCTCGGCTGGTCCAAGCGCTTCGCCTACTGGGGCATGCCGATCCTGAAACTGATCGGTCCGGTGCCTGCCAGCGCCTGGATCCCCTGCACCTTCTTCATCTTCCCGAGTACGTTCCATGCCTCGATCTTCCTCGTGGCGCTCGCCTCGGGAATTCCGGTCGCGATCCTGACGGCGGCCGGGGTCGGCCAGGTCAATCGCGCCTACTATGACGTCGCCCGCACGCTCGGCGCCGACAATCGCTACCTCGTCTTCAAGGTGGCGATCCCGGCTTCCCTGCCGAATGTTTTCGTCGGCCTGTTCATGGGTCTCTACTATTCCTTCGCCGTGCTCGTCGTCGCGGAAATGCTCGGCGCCAAGTTCGGTCTCGGCTGGTACCTCCAGTTCAACACCGCTTATTCGGCCTACGCAAATGTATACGCAGCGCTCGTCATCATCGCGCTGATCTGCGCCGGACTGGTGCGCCTGCTCTTCATCCTTCGCGAGCGGCTACTCGGCTGGCAGAAAGGCATCATCTGA
- a CDS encoding ABC transporter ATP-binding protein, whose translation MAVSIHHSPGWGRNLSLAIDGVSHGYDLADRHLQVLDNVSITLEPGEFVALLGPSGCGKSTLLRLAAGLESPSTGTLKEDGRIIDKPDPDRILVFQEATLFPWLTVRKNIAAGLDARGVLREQSHRVDEMLKLVRLETFADAYPYQLSGGMAQRVAIARALVNDPKLLLLDEPFGKLDSLTRLSMQQELIQLWRAAGFTALLVTHDVEEALLLADRVIVFSDRPARIVAEVAVDKPHPRRRDDADLVRLRQTLLQRLGVANDV comes from the coding sequence ATGGCGGTCTCGATCCATCACAGTCCCGGTTGGGGCCGTAATCTCAGTCTGGCGATCGACGGCGTCAGCCATGGCTACGATCTTGCCGATCGTCACCTCCAGGTGCTCGACAATGTCTCGATCACCCTCGAACCCGGCGAGTTCGTTGCGCTGCTCGGCCCCTCCGGCTGCGGCAAGTCTACCTTGCTGCGTCTGGCGGCGGGCCTGGAAAGCCCGAGTACCGGCACGCTCAAGGAAGACGGCAGGATCATCGACAAGCCGGACCCCGACCGCATCCTCGTCTTTCAGGAGGCGACCCTGTTTCCCTGGCTGACGGTCAGGAAGAACATCGCCGCCGGGCTCGACGCCAGGGGCGTCCTCAGAGAGCAATCGCATCGCGTCGACGAGATGTTGAAGCTCGTCAGGCTCGAGACCTTCGCGGATGCCTATCCCTACCAGCTTTCCGGCGGAATGGCGCAGCGCGTGGCGATCGCCCGGGCCCTGGTCAACGATCCGAAACTGCTGCTCCTCGACGAGCCGTTCGGCAAGCTCGATTCGCTGACGCGTCTCAGCATGCAGCAGGAATTGATCCAGCTCTGGCGTGCCGCCGGCTTCACCGCCCTTCTCGTTACCCATGATGTCGAAGAAGCGCTGCTCCTTGCCGATCGGGTCATCGTCTTTTCGGACCGGCCGGCGCGCATTGTCGCAGAAGTGGCGGTCGACAAGCCACATCCGCGCCGGCGGGACGACGCCGATCTCGTCCGCCTGCGCCAGACGCTTCTGCAGCGCCTCGGAGTCGCCAATGACGTCTAA
- a CDS encoding O-acetylhomoserine aminocarboxypropyltransferase/cysteine synthase family protein, with amino-acid sequence MTIQQSTESLVESATAQATPGTSTYKSRHPETQALHGGSFRFDPATGAVAVPIYQTTSYQLPGTEGADKLFALEAAGHLYTRVSNPTQDAFEQRLAELEGGAAALALSSGQAASAFAILNVARAGDNIVSAAGLYGGTWALFAATLKNFGVETRFVDASDPEAFARATDDRTRAYYAESLPNPKLEVFPIAEVAAIGRKFGIPLIVDNTAAPLIIRPLDHGAAVVVYSATKYIGGHGTSIGGAIVDGGNFPWAELKERHPNLNEPDPSYQDKTWIEKAEAIAFHPYILRARAVLLRDIGAAISPQNAFQLIQGLETLPLRLRQHNDNAIRIAEYLQSHPEVSNVVFPKFQTGLAGERAAKYLRPGSYGALVGFELKGGREAGRRFIDALQLFYHIANIGDARSLAIHPSTTTHSQLSANDQLATGVTPGYVRLSIGIEHPDDLIADLAQAIDAA; translated from the coding sequence ATGACCATTCAGCAGTCGACAGAATCTCTCGTTGAGTCCGCGACAGCGCAGGCGACTCCTGGCACCTCGACCTACAAGAGCCGTCATCCGGAAACCCAGGCATTGCACGGCGGCAGCTTCCGCTTCGACCCCGCTACGGGCGCGGTGGCGGTTCCGATCTATCAGACCACCTCCTACCAGCTTCCCGGGACGGAAGGCGCCGACAAGCTCTTCGCGCTGGAGGCCGCCGGTCACCTCTACACCCGCGTGTCGAATCCGACCCAGGACGCCTTCGAACAGCGGCTCGCCGAACTCGAGGGCGGCGCGGCCGCGCTGGCGCTTTCCTCGGGCCAGGCCGCGTCCGCCTTCGCGATTCTCAATGTCGCCCGCGCTGGCGACAATATCGTCAGCGCCGCCGGCCTTTATGGCGGCACCTGGGCGCTCTTCGCCGCGACGCTCAAGAACTTCGGCGTCGAGACCCGCTTTGTCGATGCCTCTGATCCGGAAGCCTTTGCCCGCGCCACCGATGATCGCACCCGGGCCTACTACGCCGAATCCCTGCCCAATCCGAAGCTCGAGGTCTTCCCTATCGCCGAAGTGGCGGCCATCGGCCGCAAATTCGGGATTCCGCTGATCGTCGACAACACCGCCGCACCGCTGATCATTCGGCCACTCGATCATGGCGCCGCCGTCGTCGTCTATTCGGCGACTAAATATATCGGCGGCCATGGAACCTCGATCGGCGGTGCTATCGTCGATGGCGGCAACTTTCCCTGGGCCGAGCTCAAGGAGCGGCACCCGAACCTCAACGAGCCAGACCCGAGCTACCAGGACAAGACCTGGATCGAGAAAGCGGAAGCGATCGCCTTCCACCCTTACATTCTGCGCGCCAGGGCCGTGCTTCTGCGTGACATCGGCGCCGCGATCAGCCCCCAGAATGCCTTCCAGCTCATCCAGGGCCTGGAGACGCTTCCCCTGCGGCTGCGCCAGCACAACGACAATGCCATCAGAATTGCTGAATACCTGCAGTCTCATCCGGAGGTTTCGAACGTCGTCTTCCCGAAATTCCAGACCGGCTTGGCCGGGGAACGAGCAGCGAAATACCTGAGGCCCGGCTCCTATGGAGCGCTGGTCGGTTTCGAACTCAAGGGCGGTCGCGAGGCGGGCCGGCGCTTCATCGATGCGCTGCAGCTCTTTTACCATATCGCGAATATCGGCGATGCGCGGTCGCTGGCGATCCATCCCTCGACGACCACCCATTCTCAACTCTCCGCCAATGATCAATTGGCGACCGGTGTGACGCCAGGCTATGTCCGCCTGTCCATCGGCATCGAGCATCCGGACGACCTCATCGCCGATCTTGCCCAGGCGATCGACGCCGCTTGA
- a CDS encoding ABC transporter permease: MTESIASTRLVRFRRGITLPILLLIAWETSSRTGLVDPRFLPSLQDVVLTAKRELVDNDLIGELGFSLMRNIAGFLIGCVAGVAFAATLALSRTADVLITPSFNGLKQISLLAWIPLISVWFGFGEQAKIVFVALAAFIPIVLNTYEGMRNVPAELIEVGHALRFNARQRILRIFLPSAMPSIATGVHLGLIYSWLATVGAEYFLAVGPGIGGLVIAGRERFDMALVMVGVLILGLVGFLLNRLAYALESHLLRWRPQQR, from the coding sequence ATGACCGAGTCCATCGCTTCGACCCGTCTCGTCCGGTTTCGCAGAGGCATCACGCTGCCGATCCTGCTCTTGATCGCCTGGGAAACCTCGAGCCGCACCGGTCTTGTCGATCCGCGCTTCTTGCCATCGCTGCAAGATGTGGTGCTCACGGCCAAACGCGAGCTCGTCGACAATGATCTCATCGGCGAACTCGGCTTCAGCCTGATGCGAAACATCGCTGGGTTCCTGATCGGGTGCGTCGCAGGCGTCGCCTTCGCCGCAACGCTTGCATTGTCGCGCACTGCGGACGTCCTGATCACGCCGAGCTTCAACGGCTTGAAGCAGATTTCGCTGCTTGCCTGGATCCCGCTGATCTCCGTCTGGTTCGGTTTCGGCGAACAGGCGAAGATCGTCTTCGTGGCACTTGCTGCCTTCATACCGATCGTGCTCAACACCTATGAGGGGATGCGGAACGTGCCAGCCGAACTCATCGAGGTCGGCCACGCGCTGCGCTTCAATGCCCGACAGAGAATTCTTCGGATTTTCCTGCCTTCGGCCATGCCTTCGATCGCAACCGGCGTGCACCTCGGTTTGATCTATTCCTGGCTCGCGACCGTCGGAGCCGAATATTTCCTGGCTGTCGGCCCGGGCATCGGCGGTCTCGTCATCGCCGGGCGGGAACGCTTCGACATGGCGCTCGTCATGGTCGGCGTGCTGATCCTCGGCCTGGTCGGCTTTCTTCTCAATCGGCTCGCCTATGCGCTCGAAAGCCATCTACTGCGCTGGCGCCCACAGCAGCGATGA
- a CDS encoding ABC transporter permease, with protein MTVFVETAGEGTPSPWRRRLALGLMGAIFPAAFLLLWWVASERGWLAEQILPSPVYVYGTARDMIVTGELLYHASVSLRRVVMGFAFGAAAGLGLGIAMGLSRRVEDYVKPLFLAFAQIPTLGWIPLLMLLVGIDETLKVIVIAKGALVPMVVNTYAGIRGVSPKYIEVGHALRFSDWQILRFIVLPGAIPSIFTGIRYGLTHSWTSLVGVELLASSEGLGYLLVWGRQMFWLDTVIVAMIVIGLVGFAMDKGLDRTETLIQRWKREEI; from the coding sequence ATGACCGTGTTTGTCGAAACCGCCGGCGAAGGCACCCCGTCGCCGTGGCGGAGGCGCCTGGCGCTGGGCCTGATGGGCGCCATCTTCCCGGCGGCATTTCTCCTGCTGTGGTGGGTCGCCTCCGAGAGGGGGTGGCTCGCCGAGCAGATCCTGCCGTCGCCCGTCTATGTCTATGGGACGGCGCGCGACATGATCGTAACCGGAGAGCTGCTCTATCATGCCAGCGTCAGCCTGCGCCGCGTCGTCATGGGCTTCGCCTTCGGGGCGGCGGCCGGGCTCGGCCTCGGCATCGCTATGGGGCTTTCCCGGCGTGTCGAGGATTACGTTAAGCCGCTCTTCCTGGCCTTCGCACAGATACCGACCCTCGGCTGGATTCCGCTCCTGATGCTGCTCGTCGGCATTGACGAAACGTTGAAGGTCATCGTCATCGCCAAGGGCGCGCTTGTGCCCATGGTCGTCAACACCTATGCCGGCATTCGCGGCGTGTCGCCGAAATACATCGAAGTCGGGCACGCGCTGAGGTTCAGCGATTGGCAGATCTTGCGCTTCATCGTGCTGCCCGGCGCGATACCGTCGATCTTCACCGGCATTCGCTACGGCCTGACCCATTCCTGGACGTCCCTCGTCGGCGTCGAGCTTCTGGCCTCCTCCGAGGGCCTCGGCTACCTGCTCGTCTGGGGCCGCCAGATGTTCTGGCTCGATACGGTCATCGTCGCAATGATCGTCATCGGTCTCGTCGGCTTCGCCATGGACAAGGGCCTCGACCGCACCGAAACCTTGATCCAGCGATGGAAGCGCGAGGAGATCTGA
- a CDS encoding ABC transporter substrate-binding protein, protein MKLMSLARLAAGAALTLGFFLTAAQAEEPLVIHVGYAAIGVDNRPFAEGTSAATARAGEYLEKEFANDPDIKIEWTFFKGAGPAVNEAFANEQLDFAYQGDLPSLIGRATGLKTKYLLASGARKPLYLAIAKDSGIQKIEELKGRKVALQRGTNGHLAAIKVLNAHGLTERDVQIVNLDSAGTVAALTSKDIDAAFGDTQLINLAAKGSADVIYTTKGDDPRFGRNAGIIGREAFIETHPEITQRVVDAFVKAAQWSSDEPNRAALFELWHKSGTPIPIIEEYFSNDKLAYRNSPLIDGLLVSQYKEQATKSKEYGLIRREVDLEGWFEPKYLNDALERLNLKSFWQPYGADGKPVAS, encoded by the coding sequence ATGAAACTGATGTCCCTGGCCCGATTGGCTGCAGGCGCGGCGCTCACGCTCGGCTTTTTTTTAACCGCCGCGCAGGCCGAAGAGCCGCTCGTCATCCACGTCGGCTACGCCGCGATCGGCGTCGACAACCGGCCTTTCGCGGAGGGTACCTCGGCGGCGACCGCGCGCGCCGGCGAATATCTCGAGAAGGAATTCGCCAACGATCCTGACATCAAGATCGAATGGACCTTCTTCAAAGGCGCCGGCCCGGCGGTGAACGAGGCCTTTGCCAATGAGCAGCTCGATTTCGCCTATCAGGGCGACCTGCCGTCGCTGATCGGCCGCGCAACCGGGCTGAAGACCAAGTACCTGCTCGCCAGCGGCGCCCGCAAGCCACTCTATCTCGCCATCGCCAAGGACTCCGGCATCCAGAAGATCGAGGAACTGAAAGGCCGCAAAGTCGCCCTTCAGCGCGGTACGAACGGTCACCTCGCCGCGATAAAGGTCTTGAACGCACATGGCCTTACCGAGCGTGACGTCCAGATCGTCAATCTCGACAGTGCCGGCACCGTGGCGGCGCTGACGAGCAAGGATATCGATGCCGCCTTCGGCGATACCCAGCTCATCAACCTCGCCGCCAAAGGCTCGGCGGATGTCATCTACACGACCAAGGGGGACGATCCGCGCTTCGGCCGCAACGCAGGCATCATCGGCCGCGAGGCCTTCATCGAGACGCACCCGGAAATCACCCAGCGCGTCGTCGATGCCTTTGTGAAGGCAGCACAATGGTCGTCGGACGAGCCGAACCGCGCGGCGCTCTTCGAGCTCTGGCACAAGTCCGGCACGCCGATCCCGATCATCGAAGAGTATTTCAGCAACGACAAGCTCGCCTACCGCAACTCGCCACTGATCGATGGCCTCCTCGTTTCCCAGTACAAGGAGCAGGCGACGAAGAGCAAGGAATACGGCCTCATTCGCCGTGAAGTGGACCTCGAAGGATGGTTCGAGCCGAAGTATCTCAACGACGCGCTCGAACGGCTGAACCTCAAGTCCTTCTGGCAGCCCTATGGCGCGGACGGCAAGCCGGTCGCCTCCTGA
- a CDS encoding ABC transporter ATP-binding protein codes for MSNPTHLRIRDVTREFNVNGKKLTALDSISLDIAEGEFVTIVGASGCGKSTLLRLGAGLDTTHSGRISHDGRPVTGPSLDRGMVFQESRLFPWLTVERNIALGLENSELPKSEKKRLVEEHLELVGLSGFAEAYPHQLSGGMAQRAGIARGLVNRPNVVFLDEPFGALDAITKTRLQDELQEIWARERITMVLVTHDVEEAVYLGDRVVVMSPRPGRIRDIVTVGLPRPRQRTSATLAKVRTRVLESLNAIEGRPAAGERSAEAKRGPRTEPLRPAVALAN; via the coding sequence ATGAGCAATCCCACCCACCTTCGAATTCGCGACGTGACGCGCGAGTTCAACGTCAACGGCAAGAAACTGACGGCGCTGGACAGCATCAGCCTCGACATTGCCGAGGGCGAATTCGTCACGATCGTCGGTGCGAGCGGTTGCGGAAAGTCGACGCTACTGCGCCTTGGTGCCGGACTCGACACGACCCATTCCGGTCGGATCTCGCATGACGGCCGGCCTGTCACTGGCCCCAGTCTCGATCGAGGCATGGTGTTTCAGGAGTCGAGGCTCTTTCCCTGGCTGACGGTGGAGCGCAACATCGCTCTCGGGCTCGAGAATTCCGAGCTTCCGAAGAGCGAGAAGAAGCGCCTGGTCGAGGAACATCTGGAACTTGTCGGGCTTTCGGGTTTCGCGGAGGCCTATCCGCACCAGCTTTCCGGAGGCATGGCGCAGCGCGCCGGGATCGCGCGGGGCCTGGTAAACCGTCCGAATGTGGTGTTTCTCGACGAGCCCTTCGGCGCGCTCGACGCGATCACAAAGACGCGGCTGCAGGACGAATTGCAAGAGATCTGGGCGCGCGAACGCATCACCATGGTCCTCGTCACCCACGACGTCGAGGAGGCCGTCTATCTCGGCGACCGTGTTGTGGTCATGTCGCCGCGGCCTGGCCGGATCCGGGACATCGTGACCGTGGGTCTTCCCCGTCCTCGCCAACGTACGTCCGCCACGCTTGCGAAGGTCCGGACGCGTGTTCTCGAAAGCCTGAACGCGATCGAGGGCAGGCCGGCCGCCGGTGAGCGGTCCGCCGAAGCCAAGAGAGGCCCGAGGACCGAACCTCTTCGGCCAGCCGTCGCGCTCGCAAACTGA
- a CDS encoding LLM class flavin-dependent oxidoreductase, translating into MTKPKKRQLKLGAFLYPTGHHVAAWRHPEAQADAGSNFAHYVGLAQVAEAAKFDLVFMADGVGTRGTDIESLSRTAIRYVAQFEPITLLSALSAVTRNIGFVATASTSYNEPYHIARKFASLDHISGGRAGWNLVTSSSEHEAHNFGRDEHYAHAERYERAEEFADVVRGLWDTWEEDAFPRDKESGIYFDPEKQHILNHKGKHFKVRGPLNVARAPQGHPVLVQAGSSEPGKELAARTAEVVFTAHQTVEDARAFYADVKGRLAKYGRDKDDLKIMPGIFPVIGRTEEEAQAKFQEIQDLIHPVVGLSMLAGMAGSVDLSKYPLDGPVPDLPETNSSKSRQKLLLDLARREGLTIRQLYLRIAGARGHYQIVGTPAQIADAMEEWFTTGAADGFNVMPPHLPVGLYDFVEHVLPELRRRGLFRTEYEGKTLRENLGLSVPRHPTQIRVAAE; encoded by the coding sequence ATGACCAAACCAAAAAAACGCCAGTTGAAGCTCGGAGCCTTTCTTTATCCCACCGGCCACCATGTTGCCGCCTGGCGTCATCCGGAGGCGCAGGCCGACGCGGGTTCGAATTTCGCCCACTATGTCGGTCTCGCGCAGGTCGCGGAGGCAGCAAAGTTCGATCTCGTTTTCATGGCCGACGGTGTCGGCACGCGCGGCACCGATATCGAATCGCTCAGCCGGACCGCCATCCGCTACGTCGCTCAGTTCGAACCGATCACCCTGCTCTCAGCGCTTTCGGCCGTCACCAGGAACATCGGCTTCGTTGCGACGGCTTCCACCTCCTATAACGAACCCTATCACATTGCCCGCAAGTTCGCCTCACTCGATCACATCAGCGGCGGGCGGGCCGGCTGGAACCTGGTCACCTCGTCCAGCGAGCACGAGGCCCATAATTTCGGGCGCGACGAGCATTACGCCCATGCCGAGCGCTACGAGCGGGCAGAAGAATTCGCGGATGTTGTCCGCGGGCTCTGGGACACCTGGGAAGAAGACGCATTCCCGCGCGACAAGGAAAGCGGCATCTATTTCGATCCGGAAAAGCAGCACATCCTCAATCACAAGGGCAAGCACTTCAAGGTGCGGGGGCCGCTGAATGTCGCACGCGCTCCACAGGGGCACCCCGTTCTGGTGCAGGCGGGTTCTTCCGAGCCTGGCAAGGAACTGGCGGCCCGTACGGCGGAAGTCGTCTTCACCGCCCATCAGACGGTCGAAGACGCCCGCGCCTTCTATGCCGACGTCAAAGGGCGCCTCGCGAAATACGGAAGGGACAAGGACGATCTCAAGATCATGCCGGGCATTTTCCCCGTCATCGGCAGGACAGAGGAAGAGGCGCAGGCGAAATTCCAAGAGATCCAGGACCTGATCCATCCGGTCGTTGGCCTGTCGATGCTCGCCGGCATGGCCGGCAGCGTCGATCTTTCGAAATATCCGCTCGACGGACCTGTCCCGGACCTGCCCGAGACGAACAGCAGCAAGAGCCGGCAGAAGTTGCTCCTCGATCTGGCGCGTCGTGAAGGCCTGACGATCCGGCAACTTTACCTGCGCATCGCAGGCGCCCGCGGCCACTATCAGATCGTCGGAACGCCGGCGCAGATCGCCGACGCGATGGAGGAATGGTTCACCACTGGCGCCGCCGACGGCTTCAACGTGATGCCTCCGCATCTGCCGGTCGGGCTATACGACTTCGTCGAACATGTCCTGCCCGAGCTTCGCCGGCGCGGGCTCTTCCGGACGGAATACGAGGGCAAGACGCTCCGCGAGAATCTCGGGCTCAGCGTGCCCCGGCACCCGACCCAGATTCGCGTCGCGGCCGAATGA
- a CDS encoding nitroreductase family protein, with translation MTVQVNSRTAEHPINPLFLERWSPRAYASVEISQAEVFEILEAARWAPSAYNAQPWHFVYARRGGKDWEKLLGLLNEFNRSWASRASALIFVLSRTSLLPPGAKEEVPSYTHSFDAGAAWGALALQAAYSGWQAHGMAGIDYERARTELGVPANYRVEAAVAIGRVGDKAQLPEPLQQREAPSHRKALSEIVSEGRFEAA, from the coding sequence ATGACAGTGCAAGTGAACTCCCGTACGGCCGAACATCCGATTAACCCGCTCTTCCTCGAGCGCTGGTCGCCACGCGCCTATGCCAGCGTCGAGATTTCGCAAGCGGAGGTCTTCGAGATACTGGAAGCCGCCCGCTGGGCGCCCTCGGCCTACAATGCCCAGCCATGGCATTTCGTCTACGCACGACGCGGCGGCAAGGACTGGGAGAAGCTGCTCGGCCTGCTCAACGAATTCAATCGCAGTTGGGCCAGCCGGGCTTCGGCCTTGATTTTCGTGCTCTCGCGAACGTCACTGCTGCCGCCTGGCGCGAAGGAAGAAGTTCCCTCCTACACGCACTCTTTCGATGCGGGCGCCGCATGGGGCGCCTTGGCCTTGCAGGCTGCCTACTCCGGCTGGCAGGCCCACGGAATGGCCGGCATCGACTACGAGCGGGCGCGAACCGAACTCGGCGTTCCCGCCAACTATCGAGTCGAGGCGGCGGTCGCGATCGGCCGCGTCGGCGACAAGGCGCAGTTGCCCGAGCCGCTGCAACAGCGGGAGGCTCCGAGCCATCGCAAGGCACTGTCGGAGATCGTTTCCGAGGGGCGCTTCGAGGCTGCGTAG
- a CDS encoding 2-hydroxychromene-2-carboxylate isomerase, whose translation MTKTVDYFFSIGSPWSFIGLEAFVALAREHGAEIKPFLSTVIEENGGIFSRNRPEARRAYGARDLRRWSQLRGKPLLLDNRPTLGDPTSASRMVIAAYLDGADWLTLTEALQMAFWVEDRDIGDMSVRKTVADDAGFDGGALAAREGDDDVNAKWAADRQHAIRSGVFGFPTFGYDGEIYWGQDNLFFLAMHLSGDKP comes from the coding sequence GTGACGAAAACCGTCGACTATTTCTTCTCCATTGGCTCGCCCTGGTCGTTCATCGGGCTTGAGGCCTTCGTCGCACTCGCCCGTGAGCATGGCGCAGAGATCAAGCCGTTTCTCTCGACCGTGATCGAGGAGAATGGCGGGATTTTCTCGCGCAACCGTCCGGAAGCCCGACGGGCCTATGGCGCGCGCGACTTGAGACGCTGGAGCCAGCTTCGCGGCAAGCCGCTGCTTCTCGACAATCGCCCGACGCTCGGCGATCCGACATCTGCATCCCGCATGGTTATCGCCGCCTACCTGGACGGCGCCGATTGGCTAACCCTGACGGAGGCGCTGCAGATGGCCTTCTGGGTGGAAGACAGGGACATTGGCGACATGTCCGTTCGAAAGACGGTCGCGGATGATGCCGGTTTCGATGGCGGCGCGCTCGCAGCGCGCGAAGGCGATGACGATGTAAATGCCAAGTGGGCCGCCGATCGCCAACATGCCATCCGAAGCGGCGTCTTCGGCTTTCCGACCTTCGGTTATGACGGCGAAATCTATTGGGGGCAGGACAATCTGTTCTTTCTCGCGATGCACCTGAGCGGAGACAAGCCATGA
- a CDS encoding LLM class flavin-dependent oxidoreductase, whose translation MTGRTISIRHIGFLSPGNYRHDNPLEGLEKTLTLLEYGEALGFESAWVRQRHLEPGISSAAAFLAAATQRTTRIELGTAVIPIGYENPFRLAEDLATVDVLSRGRLNIGLSASRPPHLDLIAPLAFDGDWSAYDFSHARVLRFAANLHSNLLGGEETLISTPFGLKRPRLQPYAVGLVERLWYGGGSLRSAEWAGATGFNLLIGNVTTGEETDDFFVAQARQLETYRSSGGAGKRVALGRVIVPLDGADAVTRRRYRDYVAGRHARTLSPQGERRTLFARDLVGTSDEILERLFADPILPQVSELRLELPYEFEEEEYRQILEDVVTRIAPALGWPRPSPAVSGHTAQISARSNDQATA comes from the coding sequence ATGACCGGCCGCACCATCTCGATCCGCCATATCGGTTTCCTCAGCCCAGGCAATTATCGCCACGACAATCCGCTCGAAGGGCTGGAGAAGACCCTGACGCTGCTGGAATATGGCGAGGCGCTGGGCTTTGAGAGCGCTTGGGTGCGCCAGAGGCACCTTGAACCCGGTATTTCCTCGGCAGCGGCCTTTCTGGCGGCGGCGACCCAGAGAACAACCCGGATCGAGCTGGGCACGGCCGTGATCCCGATCGGCTATGAAAATCCCTTTCGCCTCGCTGAGGATCTAGCGACGGTCGATGTCCTTTCGCGCGGCCGACTCAATATCGGCTTGAGTGCCAGTCGCCCGCCGCATCTGGACCTGATCGCTCCCTTGGCCTTCGACGGCGATTGGTCGGCCTACGATTTCTCACACGCACGCGTCCTTCGTTTTGCCGCGAACCTGCACAGCAATCTCCTCGGCGGCGAGGAGACGCTTATTTCGACGCCCTTCGGTCTCAAGCGCCCCCGTCTGCAGCCTTACGCCGTGGGGCTTGTCGAGCGCCTCTGGTATGGCGGCGGTTCGCTTCGTTCGGCCGAATGGGCGGGGGCGACCGGCTTCAACCTGCTGATCGGCAATGTCACCACCGGCGAGGAAACCGATGATTTCTTCGTCGCGCAGGCGCGACAGCTTGAGACTTACCGGTCCTCCGGCGGCGCCGGGAAGCGGGTGGCGCTCGGTCGGGTGATTGTTCCGCTCGACGGCGCCGATGCCGTGACACGGCGGCGCTACCGCGACTATGTGGCCGGGCGACACGCTCGTACGCTCTCGCCACAGGGCGAACGTCGGACGCTCTTTGCCCGCGATCTGGTCGGCACCTCGGACGAAATACTGGAGCGGTTGTTTGCCGATCCGATCCTGCCGCAGGTGAGCGAGCTTCGGCTCGAACTGCCTTACGAGTTCGAAGAGGAGGAATATCGCCAGATCCTCGAAGATGTCGTGACACGTATCGCGCCGGCGCTCGGGTGGCCGCGACCGTCACCTGCCGTTTCTGGACACACAGCACAAATTTCCGCGCGCTCGAACGACCAAGCCACCGCCTGA